A single window of Paenibacillus sp. SYP-B4298 DNA harbors:
- a CDS encoding cache domain-containing sensor histidine kinase — protein sequence MRASIRTKLFASFSVVIVASLSIVSVLWYNKYYNSQRESAENFMSRTILDANKSLELTLKDIDYISTIISLNRPNVIDMLLPDATETLIERLEKDRKLDNFISSLYGYKYYISSILVARTDGRSYAQGSTVPTDEFMQSSWYKQLLEQQGNKIFITTHANTKLNKVSAYMNQNVVSISRAIMNGNEAVGYVNIDFNYEVVDRIFNTPLPNKSQLFLLDDQGNFVYSPRADNINKSISGTDYASVLPQLTGNSGKLSMRINGEEHLVVYHTSDYMNWTTVGLIPRSELLAESRKAANNIMLIPILTLIAALIVATIISNHITKNIGRLRHAMKKVSAGNLSNPIAITSGDEVEELSRGFNAMVTNLRVLLDDIKQTEEQKRVLEFKALQAQINPHFLFNTLNQIKWLADVQKADNIKQLVTSLVTLLHSSMGKGGEFISVREELQYLEHYLNIQQFRYYDKFDAVFDIEEEIQDARLLKFLLQPIVENALIHGLEPLKGRGKLVIKGYGEEGHIVLKVSDDGVGIEPERLATMFDRATEQNQSRFSGIGLGNVQERIKLHYGAGYGLQVESVPGLFTTVTLRIPVEVEGEDQDA from the coding sequence ATGAGAGCCAGCATACGCACCAAGTTATTCGCAAGCTTCTCCGTTGTTATCGTTGCTTCCTTGTCCATTGTGAGCGTGCTTTGGTACAACAAATATTACAACAGCCAGCGGGAGTCAGCGGAGAATTTCATGTCACGAACCATTCTGGATGCGAACAAAAGCCTTGAGCTCACATTGAAGGATATTGACTATATAAGCACGATTATTTCGCTTAACAGGCCCAATGTGATTGATATGTTGTTGCCAGATGCAACAGAAACGTTAATCGAGCGACTCGAAAAGGATCGCAAGCTCGATAATTTCATTTCCAGCCTATACGGCTACAAATATTATATATCTAGCATTCTGGTCGCGAGGACCGACGGGCGCAGCTATGCACAAGGTTCAACGGTTCCAACGGATGAATTTATGCAATCAAGCTGGTATAAGCAGCTTCTGGAGCAGCAGGGGAACAAAATATTTATTACGACGCACGCCAATACGAAGCTGAATAAGGTGTCTGCCTATATGAACCAAAACGTTGTTTCCATCTCGCGTGCAATCATGAATGGAAACGAGGCAGTGGGTTACGTTAACATTGATTTCAATTACGAGGTCGTGGACCGGATTTTTAATACTCCGCTGCCGAATAAGAGCCAGTTGTTTTTGCTGGACGATCAAGGCAACTTTGTTTATTCTCCCCGCGCAGATAATATTAATAAGTCAATTTCTGGTACAGACTATGCCAGTGTGCTTCCGCAGCTAACGGGAAACTCGGGAAAGCTCAGTATGAGAATTAACGGCGAAGAGCATCTTGTCGTCTACCATACATCGGATTATATGAATTGGACAACGGTTGGTCTGATCCCAAGGAGTGAGTTGCTGGCCGAGAGTAGGAAAGCTGCGAATAACATTATGCTCATCCCCATTCTTACACTGATTGCTGCATTGATTGTGGCGACGATTATTTCAAATCACATTACCAAAAATATTGGACGCTTGCGCCACGCGATGAAAAAGGTCAGTGCAGGCAATTTGTCGAATCCAATTGCGATAACCTCCGGGGACGAGGTGGAGGAGCTAAGCCGTGGCTTTAATGCGATGGTAACCAATTTGCGTGTTCTTCTCGATGATATCAAGCAGACGGAGGAGCAGAAGCGGGTGCTCGAATTCAAGGCGCTGCAAGCCCAGATCAATCCCCATTTCTTGTTTAATACCTTAAACCAGATCAAATGGCTTGCCGATGTACAGAAGGCGGACAACATCAAGCAACTGGTGACCTCGCTGGTCACGCTTCTCCATAGCAGTATGGGCAAGGGGGGCGAATTTATTTCGGTGCGGGAGGAGCTGCAATATTTAGAGCATTATTTAAATATCCAGCAATTTCGCTATTATGATAAATTCGATGCCGTATTCGATATCGAGGAAGAGATTCAGGATGCCCGCTTGTTGAAGTTTTTGCTGCAGCCTATTGTTGAGAACGCATTGATCCATGGGCTTGAGCCGTTAAAAGGAAGAGGGAAGCTTGTCATTAAAGGGTATGGGGAAGAAGGACATATCGTGCTGAAAGTATCGGATGACGGTGTGGGTATTGAACCGGAAAGACTTGCTACAATGTTTGATCGGGCGACGGAGCAAAATCAATCACGATTTA